The sequence below is a genomic window from Gemmatimonadota bacterium.
GACGGCCGCCGGGTTCACCGCTCCTCGAGCTTGACCGGCCGCCCGGTTGCCAACTCAACCCGATAGGCCGCGAGCGGAGCGCATCGGTAGCTCAGGATCGCGCGGACGTGAGTTCGATCGAGGCGCGACGGATTGTCGAGCACATAGAGCAATGGGACTTTGGTTCGACTCGAATCGGTCCGAACCTCGACGCTCCGTTCGAAGCAGGTCCGCCCGGTGCTGTCCGAGGCGGCCCGGCCCTCGGTGAGCCAGATCCGATACTGGCCCGACTGAAGTACCATGGTGTCGGCTGGCGATGGGACTTCAGGAACGGCGGCGGTTGAATCGGCCGACGGCGGCTTCGCCGCCCGGGGGCTCCCGCATCCGAGAACGACCCAGCCACCGAGCCCGAGCGATCGGGCCCTCATTTGGGTTGATGGTCGACGGCCGCGAGCGGAGTACCGTCGGTATCGACCCGAAGGGTTGCCCTGAGTTTGGGCGACTTCCGGAGGAGCCGAAGCCAAACGACCAGTGCGATGACCGCGGTGATCCCCCCCCCGATGACCGTCGTGATCAATTGGGTCCGGGCGCTGGCCCAACCGCTGATCAGCCAGGACACGGTGGCGGCCCCGAAAAAAGAAGCTGCCCACGCCACCACGGGCGTGAGCAGCCAGCCGAAGAATCGGGCGAGGAAGCGACCGATCTTCATCTCAAGGGCGACGCGCCCCGAACGAGCTGATCAGGACCAGGATGGCGAGCGCCGGAAGAACCGCCACCGCAAACGTGCCCAGTCCGAACGAGGCGCCGGGGAACTTCAGCACGACCGCGGCTGCCATGACCACGGCCGCCACGACGATGGCCCCGCCGACCAAGGCAATCGGGTTCGTCGGGCCGGACTTCGCCGCTTGATTGGCCAGGACCCAGGCGCCCATCCACGGCATGTAGGTGCCGACCATCCACCAGACCGGGTGGTACCACCAGTTGGAGCCGCCGCCGATTTCGAGCCATCGATTGGTGTAGAGGCCGGCAGGCTGAAGCACCGCGACATCAGCCAAAAGAAAGACCACGGTGGCCGTGAGGCCGATTCCAGCAGCGCCGGCTATCCCCTCGATGGTCCGGGCGCGGGTCCATGAGCCGGGCAACGTGATCGTCGCGGCGATGCCAACGATCAGAATCACGCCAAGGACCACCAACTCGACCGGACCCGACAACCGGGGCTGGAGGAGGCCGAAGACCGCAATCAAGATCGTTTGGATGGCGCCGAGCTTGGCGCCGGAACGCAGAACATGGGACAGTTCAGTATGGTCGGCGGAAGCGACCGCGACGGCAGAGGTCATCATGACTCCGAATGGAAGCTCGGGAACGCCACGCAATCTAATGGCTTGCCCGAGTTGGAGCCAAGTCGGATAGCGTGACGGACCCGAGCACGGCGGCGTCGGTGCCGTCGGCTTGGTGCACGAGCAGGCGGCCGTCAGGCCGAAGGCCGCCCGCCACGCCGGCAACGGGGCCGTCGACTCGCCGCCCGCCGAGCCAATTACGCCGTGCAAACGCCGCCAATTCGGCCGGGGAGAGCGGGCCGCTTTGAGCGGACGCGACGAGAATGGCATTGCGGACCAGGGCCTCGATGGCGGCCGGCTCCGACGGGCCGCCTACGTCGGCCAACCGAACCGCGGCGGCGGCCGCCTCGGCTCCGACCTCGTTAGCCACGTTGACCCCGATTCCAACCACGATCCAGCCGGGCCGGTCGCCGGTCCACCGAGCCTCGCAGAGGATGCCGCCGAGTTTGCGGTCCGCCACCAAGAGATCGTTAGGCCACTTGAGCACAATCGACTGGTCGGGGCGAATGATCGGCTCGAGCGCCGCCGCCACCTCGAGCCCGATCCGGACGCTCAGCCCCTCCACCGTCGGGGCCAGATCCGGCCGGAGAATCACACTCATCCAGAGCCCTCCGGGCCCCGAGCTCCAGGCCCGCCCCCGGGTACCCCGACCCTGGCGCTGGTGATCGGCCACCACCGTCGTCCCGTGCGCCGCGCCCGCTTGGGCCAGCGTGTGGGCAAGATCCTGGGTCGAATCGACCGCCCCGGCGCGATGGATCACCGATCGCCTAGCGGCCGAGCCAGCCGAACCACACCAAACAGAAAACGCCCATTACCGCGCAATACGGGGCGAACAGATGGAACCGGCCGCTCCGGAGCAGGGCCACGAGGAACCGAATGGCCACGATGCCGGAAACGAGGGCAGCCCCGAAGGCGGTGACGAGGCCGGGCTCGGTCAGCGACACGCCGGTCGGGATCTTCCCGAGTTCAAGGATCCCGGTGCCCGCGATGACAATGATCGACATCAAGAACGAAAATTCCGCGGCGACGGCCGGGGTCACGCCGGTCCAAAGCGCCGCGGCGATCGTCGTTCCTGACCGCGAAATGGCCGGGATGATGGCCACCGCCTGCCCTACCCCGATCAGGATCGAACGCCACCAGTTGATCGGAGATCCCTTCGCCCGCTCGGCGGCGAACTTGGTACTCCAGAGCAAGACGGCGGTGGCCAAGAACTGCCACCCAAGGTCGACCGGCGAATGGAACGTCCGTTCGAAGTAATCCCGCCAGAGCAAGCCGGCCACGGCGGCCGGGATCGACGCCAGGATGAGTAACCCGGCATCGGTGAACGCCTCACGCCGGCCGGCAACCAGGCCCTTCAGTAACTCGAGGATCCGCTGCCGATAGGCGATCACCACCGAGAACAGCGTGGCCAAGTGGACGATGATTTCGAAGAAGACCCCTTGGGGGCGGTAGCCGACGAACTCCTCGGCCAAGACCAGGTGTCCCGAACTGGAGATCGGGAGGAATTCGGTGAGGCCTTGCACCAGGCCGAGGACGAGTCCCTGCCACCAAGTCAGATCCGTCATCCAATGGCATCGGTGTAGAGGGCCTCATACTGGGGAACCACCCGGTCGGCGGAGAACTCCGCGGCGCGGGCCAATGCAGCCCGGCGCATGGCGGCGAACGCGACCGGACCTCGCAGCAGCTCCCCCGCCCTCCGCCCCATCG
It includes:
- a CDS encoding undecaprenyl-diphosphate phosphatase, with product MTDLTWWQGLVLGLVQGLTEFLPISSSGHLVLAEEFVGYRPQGVFFEIIVHLATLFSVVIAYRQRILELLKGLVAGRREAFTDAGLLILASIPAAVAGLLWRDYFERTFHSPVDLGWQFLATAVLLWSTKFAAERAKGSPINWWRSILIGVGQAVAIIPAISRSGTTIAAALWTGVTPAVAAEFSFLMSIIVIAGTGILELGKIPTGVSLTEPGLVTAFGAALVSGIVAIRFLVALLRSGRFHLFAPYCAVMGVFCLVWFGWLGR
- a CDS encoding biotin--[acetyl-CoA-carboxylase] ligase, yielding MIHRAGAVDSTQDLAHTLAQAGAAHGTTVVADHQRQGRGTRGRAWSSGPGGLWMSVILRPDLAPTVEGLSVRIGLEVAAALEPIIRPDQSIVLKWPNDLLVADRKLGGILCEARWTGDRPGWIVVGIGVNVANEVGAEAAAAAVRLADVGGPSEPAAIEALVRNAILVASAQSGPLSPAELAAFARRNWLGGRRVDGPVAGVAGGLRPDGRLLVHQADGTDAAVLGSVTLSDLAPTRASH